The sequence CTCTGTGGTTATcagccatcttttttttttcacctcagtgCTATAAAGTCTGGCATGACCAGCAAAACACCTTTTGCATTTacctactgctgctgctgatgttctTTGTGTTAGTGTGTAAAAATCATCAGTATGAGCTGAAGAGGAGATCAACCCCATCATCCAGAGGTAAGCCTGTTGAAATTGAAACATATCTCTACCTTCAGTCACAAATTGAAATGATGAATGTGCAAAATGgatcatcgcaacagcaaacaggcaaACTGACTTTCGCTCTGCTTGTCTAAAAacatttcgacacctatccaggagtctttttCAGTTCTGGCGAAACCCGTAGtaggagcgctgctgtttttaagcacatggaggcccatccttcAGATGACGTTTCAGTAAATCCACAATTGTCATAACTGAACATCAATAATTTAGTGTGAAATAATGCCAGTTGATTAGTTTAAAAGGTATAAAAGGAATATATCAACATTTTATTGGTTCCCTTGCATCAGAAAGCCGAGCTTATTAAAACGTTTTGGTAATAATGCTTTAGTAATGCAAACAATGCTAATAAAATTGCTGCAAATGTTAACAGAAGCTGTGTTCTACAGCCATAAATGTTGAAAAGCTTTGCAATATTTGTTGGGTGCATATATTAGAgcaacccctcgcgaccccatgaggcaTAAGcgtgtaagaaaatggatggatggatgaatatatTAAATCACATCTACAGCAGGCACCCAAACATAAAAGGCAATTCTCTGCTCAGAATTAAAGGCACcataagctgtttttaaatattcgACATAATAACCCAATGAAGCAACGGTAAATGCCATATTAACAATTAATATCCTTCATGAACTCAGTCCAGCATGAAACTTTCATGAGCGATCAATAGTTTATCTCTGAAAAGGTATGGTATGATATGTATTGATCCTTCAACTCTTTGATGAGAGGAAGAGATGTGAGAGGAGAGAAGCGAGGGGAAAGCCGGAGCTAAACAGATTACCCAGGGCTGCAGAAATACCTCCTCCAAAATGTCCCGAGCTGAGAGCCTTgctgtttcttatttttcacAGATCAAAAGCGTTTTCTGTGACAGCTGCATGTCCCACCCCACAGCCATCATGGAGGAGGTAGCAACAGGTGAGTTGTTCCAAAGCCCATGCGTATGCAGAAGAGCACTTTCCAGGGCTTTTGTGCGCCGACACAAATAAATACTGACCTCCCCTGCACATTACAACGTCTACTAATACTATTATGGCACAAGTTGTAGATGtggtatattttattttctgtgatatattaaaagaaaactgttgaACAAAAATGGAATAAACATTTCTGAGCCAAATTCCAAAGtaagcttaaaaaaatatatattttttttctttttcttttttactaatgcagattttttatttaaaattgtctAGTACAAATACATATGTATCAATATCATAAACAATGcatgtatattatatgtatatattgtatttattacatttagaaGCACTGTActtcatctgaaaatgaaaacagtcTTTTTTAGTGTTTTCTGTCTGTACTTTCAGTTCAAACTTCTTGGGACATTTCAGATTCAAGGAGTTTTGGGACCAAAGCACCAGcattaaagtagaaaaaactATGTCAAATAAGAATGCTTTAACAGATATaaattctttgtgttttttcaaaaCGGAAATGTCCAAATTTGGATTCTAATCATCCTCCTTTCCATTGGTTAGTTGAGCCCGATAGGAACTGAATCAGAAGTAGCTGAGCAGGAGACATAAGACGTGTTAAATATCAACCATGTTCAGCTACTAAGACATCCATTATACTGTTCTACATtagtcataatttttttttttttatttgggatttaataggattaaaaagcacaaagtagcacataattatATAGAGGAAGAAAACAGATTCATGGTTTTGAGCATCTTTAActaagaaaaatctgaaaagaaaccataaatacagccagagctgcaaggAAATGCTTTAGTTTCAAGCacaaaaatagaagaaagaTTCAGTCCAACTCTTGCCTTAAATCCATACATGCAGAAAGAGTTAAAAATCATATTCACAGCTGCTTATATAGTTTGAACTTGATCTTCATCTTTGTCTGCAAAGCAGAACGAGCAACATCTTCAGTCTCTTAATGTGCAAAGCTTGCAGAAACCTTCAAAACGATCCAGTGTCCATTAactccagaagaagctgaaacaggGGGCACTTAGTTCCAAATATAGGGTGCATTCCTCAGGGCTGAGTTTATAATTTGGTCAGGAACAATTTATATGTACAGACcttaaataaaaactcaaaaaatGCATTCAAATTCTGGAAAAAGATGGTATCTTTAGCATGAACACTAAATATTACCTCCATTATAATGACACAGCCATGTTACCTGTTCTTCTAAATCTACTTTCAGATGATATCTATGCGTACGCTCTGTCCAAGACGCTGACAAAGGTTTCCTCACCAGCAACAGTGGGTCTCTACTCTTCTTGTCAGGATCGACTGGATGTGTTTCTCGATAAGATGGAAGGTAAATGGTGTTTCTAAAACAATCTCTTAATCCTGTGAGAAAGTTCATTCTCGGGCTCGGCTCTGTTGGACGCTGATGACTACTCTCTACCTCCGACGATTTTAATGTTTGCAGTGTTTCTGACACTGTCTCCGTATCCGCCGTGTTAGCTGCGAACAAGACAGGGATGTGTGAAAGTGTGATGCGTCGACTGTGCAAACTGCACTTGTTCACTACAATATACTGGTGATGACACAATATAGCGACATATTATGTTAAAATGTATGTAGTCAAAGCAAAAGGCTTTTATAGCTTCTTTAAAGCTGATTGGGTGCATTTAAAAAGGgatttaaatagaaataattccCTTTTTTCATCCTTTTCATGGTCGGCTGGTCATTCTGACATTACAGAGGCCCGTTTATAGATGCATGGTGAACAACCTTAAAAAATCAGGCTGCACAAATGATTTCAGCTTGTTCATAAAATATGTGGTGGCAGAAATGTGGAAGACAAGTGACATCAACTACGCTGAGTGGGGAAGGCACAGGAGCGGCGACAGGCCTCCATGGAAAAGAAAAGTAGTGCTGCTATGCCCTGAAGGTCCCGCTGCAACAGgaattattcttttcttttgcttccTGCAGGCGGATTGTTTTTCAAGTAGCCTCTATTGGATTTAGTTGTTTGCTCCAAggtatttaatttgtttctggAAGCCTATTCAGTACAATctatgcatttttaaatatttaaatgagcTATAAgtcagatatttactgtaaaatcaacctaaatcattctcgtttgtcacctgggatggaagtaacattcccatGATTggttctctccatcaacaatttCTTAGTTACATTTTTATCCAGTCAAACCTAGAGGAACAACACTTCACCTGTCACTTAAATGCCTTCATAAGCCAATGCTAATGATGgtgatatttttcatttctgttttatgaGTCATGTGGATCCAAACTATCTACCTttacaatgtaaacaattgttgtttttcagtgCACACAAATGAGGAATCCACAAGGATTGAGCAGAAATCCGACAAAAGTTCAAAGCCCCGTGCAGCCAAGCTGTCATTCACAGGCCTAATGTCTCTCATCTGGAAGCTGCTCTTCTATAAACCAGTCTGGACCAAAGAGAACCAGAATCAACACAATATCAGGTTCATTTATGTGAATTTCAGCGCTTGGCATTTTGCAGGCTGTGACCTACTATGGACTAAGATGGCCATAGGGTTGTTTCACGCCATGCAGATGAACTTTGGGAAACTGGCCCTTGCACTCTTCCTTGTCACTCAATTCAACAAAGAGGAAGTAAAGAAACAGGTTtgttagttttctttgtttttttctgtgctttAAGAACACTTATGGTGGCTattcttttcacatttgttggtTTTGTGGGTATATAAAAGTCTAAGTAACAGTTGTTGGCAATCACAGAACAAATGCCTCAATGGGAAATCAGTTGGTGACTTTTTTAGTAATTTCTTATACTCAATGTGTAATACATTAACATACGTACTGCCCATATgggttttatttgtatttacctTTATTTGACCAGGTCTGGTCTTTTCCTCATCAAACATATAACACAAACTGGGCAACAAACTGATACcggcatttttatttgtttattttttggtctGGACATGTGCccctaaatgttttttctccctGGATTTCTTTTCAAACCTAagggggagaaagaaaaaaagaaaaactggattCCGAAGAAGGTTTGCTGCTGTCCCTGGTGGCTTGTCATCCTGTTCATCATTATTGTCCCTATATTCCTAGTAGTGGGCATTTTTGTATGGGGCCTTACTAAAGCTCATGTAAACACAGAGGAGCAAAGGACTGATACGAATAGTGAGGTGGATGCACTGAAGAaatttttcattacattactagGAGTCCCAGCAGTAGGTGCTCTGAGGTTTGTCCTTCCGATTGGCAAGAACCTCATCTTCAGCCAGGCTACGAAGATTAAGAAGGAACTAGAAAACGATCAGAAGAGCAACAAACAGGGATCCAGGAACCAAGTCAGGGAGGGAATTTCGTTTCTGACTCAATTCATcaagtttatggaggtttttgAAAGGAGGAGGATTCGTATTGTATTGAAGATCACTAACCTGGACCGTTGCTCCCCCAGTGAAATTGTTGCAGTCCTGGAGGCCATCGatattttaatttcagaaaagaaaagccCAGTTCTTTCCATCATAGCTCTAAATCCAAACGTTCTGTTACAAAAAGTCAAAGCGGCGAAAAGCTGCTTCTGTAAAGAGGACAGAGCTCACGTTCTGCTGAACCGCGTCGTCACTCTGGCCTTCACAGTCCCACCAATGAGCGGAAATTTAAAGCAAAACTTATTTCAAGATATTACCAGCAGTTCAGAAATCTCTGAAGAAATCCCTATGGATATGGATCAATTAAAGGTGTCAATTCTAATGGACAACAAAAACACCCTTTATGTGGAGGAAGACAAACTGGAGAAAATGGTCAAGAGGATCCTGAGCAATGCTGAGAAAAAGCTAAACAAGTACATGTTAGATGACGCCATCTCAAGAAAGAGGATGATCAACTCAGTCTGGGTAACCTGGATAATCATGAAGATCTTGAAGAAAGAGTTTCCTGCTCCAGAGCACACTGCAGCATGGGTGGTCCTAGCCAACCAGTGGCCCTGTCGATTCAGCTGGATCATCCAGTGTGTGGAGGATGAAAAGCAGAGAGCAGCTATTGATCAACAGAACATGAGCACTGATGATTCAAAGACCCTATGGAAGGTCTTCAGCGAGTCCAGGGAGGAGCTGTATGTGATGCGGGCACACATCCAAGACCTCCTGGAGCAGGACGGGGATCCTGAAATGTTCGAAGCGTTGCTCAAGGACAAAGAGTTTGAGTTCACCTTAAAGACCCTGGAGATCTTTCAAGTGGCGATGGTGAACCTGGATCACTCGATCAGGAGGGAGCTGGCTCTAATCAGAGGGACATCCAGGCTGAAAGACTCGGGCTGGATGAG comes from Fundulus heteroclitus isolate FHET01 chromosome 4, MU-UCD_Fhet_4.1, whole genome shotgun sequence and encodes:
- the LOC118556113 gene encoding NTPase KAP family P-loop domain-containing protein 1-like, whose translation is MSLIWKLLFYKPVWTKENQNQHNIRFIYVNFSAWHFAGCDLLWTKMAIGLFHAMQMNFGKLALALFLVTQFNKEEVKKQGEKEKKKNWIPKKVCCCPWWLVILFIIIVPIFLVVGIFVWGLTKAHVNTEEQRTDTNSEVDALKKFFITLLGVPAVGALRFVLPIGKNLIFSQATKIKKELENDQKSNKQGSRNQVREGISFLTQFIKFMEVFERRRIRIVLKITNLDRCSPSEIVAVLEAIDILISEKKSPVLSIIALNPNVLLQKVKAAKSCFCKEDRAHVLLNRVVTLAFTVPPMSGNLKQNLFQDITSSSEISEEIPMDMDQLKVSILMDNKNTLYVEEDKLEKMVKRILSNAEKKLNKYMLDDAISRKRMINSVWVTWIIMKILKKEFPAPEHTAAWVVLANQWPCRFSWIIQCVEDEKQRAAIDQQNMSTDDSKTLWKVFSESREELYVMRAHIQDLLEQDGDPEMFEALLKDKEFEFTLKTLEIFQVAMVNLDHSIRRELALIRGTSRLKDSGWMRNVAPLPVTSLIKMTTEDICKEMERMKLEKKYIDTVKDHKINGSALVFGDAEDLKALLGMTFGEWATFKLHFCLTSPATVKEYGASTFQDPAVKVPPSYSP